The following are encoded together in the Raineyella sp. LH-20 genome:
- a CDS encoding IS3 family transposase (programmed frameshift), whose amino-acid sequence MAGNTSKRYPAELKARAVRMYAEIRPDQDTDWGAMARVAELLGISTAETVRKWVRQAEVDQGARPGVTSEESAEVKRLKRENAELRRANAILKAASGFLRGRARPARAVIVDFIREHADHQPATGGLRWGVEPICAVLSEHGVKIAPSTYYEWRDRLPSKREQRDEVLLAHIRRIHADNFGVYGPRKVWLALNREGIPVARCTIERLMRQAGLAGVVRGKVKRTTIAGIGPKPADLVNRNFEPLAPNRLWVADFTYVSTWAGWTYVAFVVDAYARRIIGWRAATTMTADLVLDAVEQAIWVREREDRADFTALVAHHDHGSQYLSLAHSQRLADAGITPSAGAVGSSYDNALAESINGMYKTEVIRRQGPWRDVNAVEIATAKWVDWYNHRRLNEYCGDMPPVVLEQAHYAQQQPSAAS is encoded by the exons ATGGCAGGGAACACGTCGAAGAGGTATCCGGCTGAGCTGAAGGCCAGGGCGGTGAGGATGTATGCCGAGATCAGGCCGGATCAGGACACCGATTGGGGTGCGATGGCCCGGGTCGCGGAGCTGCTGGGGATCTCCACGGCCGAGACGGTGCGTAAGTGGGTGCGGCAGGCCGAGGTCGACCAGGGCGCCCGGCCGGGGGTCACGTCGGAGGAGTCGGCCGAGGTCAAGCGGTTGAAGCGGGAGAACGCCGAGTTGCGGCGGGCGAACGCGATCCTGAAGGCGGCGTCGG GCTTTCTTCGCGGCCGAGCTCGACCGGCCCGGGCAGTGATCGTGGACTTCATCCGCGAGCACGCCGACCACCAGCCCGCCACCGGTGGGTTGCGATGGGGGGTAGAGCCGATCTGTGCCGTGTTGTCCGAGCATGGTGTGAAGATCGCCCCGTCGACCTACTACGAGTGGCGCGACCGGCTGCCCTCCAAGCGCGAGCAGCGCGACGAGGTGCTGCTGGCACATATCCGGCGGATCCATGCCGACAACTTCGGGGTGTACGGACCCCGCAAGGTGTGGCTGGCGCTGAACCGGGAAGGCATACCCGTCGCCCGCTGCACCATCGAGCGGCTGATGCGCCAGGCGGGGCTGGCCGGGGTGGTCCGCGGCAAGGTGAAACGGACAACGATCGCCGGGATCGGGCCCAAGCCGGCCGACCTGGTGAATCGCAACTTCGAGCCGCTCGCGCCGAACCGGTTGTGGGTCGCCGACTTCACCTACGTGTCGACCTGGGCCGGCTGGACCTACGTGGCGTTCGTCGTCGACGCCTACGCCCGCCGGATTATCGGCTGGCGGGCCGCTACCACGATGACCGCCGACCTCGTCCTCGACGCGGTCGAGCAGGCCATCTGGGTGCGTGAGCGGGAGGACCGTGCCGACTTCACCGCCCTGGTCGCCCACCACGACCACGGCAGCCAATACCTCTCCCTGGCCCACAGCCAACGCCTCGCCGACGCCGGCATCACCCCCTCAGCCGGCGCCGTCGGATCGAGCTACGACAACGCCCTGGCCGAGAGCATCAACGGGATGTACAAGACCGAGGTCATTCGCCGGCAGGGACCCTGGAGGGACGTGAACGCCGTCGAGATCGCCACCGCAAAGTGGGTCGACTGGTACAACCACCGCCGCCTCAACGAGTACTGCGGAGACATGCCACCGGTCGTTCTCGAGCAGGCCCACTACGCTCAACAACAACCCTCAGCAGCAAGCTGA
- a CDS encoding alpha/beta hydrolase: MPESPSPFDQPEAVSRPEKILVFLHDMADTPLTWQDQVGALPEGWRPLTPWLRGMKPIDKEVFDLQAAADALSVIPLEYGVESVALVGEGLGGTVALRCAADSPSMVRGLVLVNPLVAPGGRELRRQRTALRLVPRARLAAQNLDKDRLLAAMDMLATLDLGDATDHVTCPVLILHADDRASRHAAEELASRLPNATFRAVAGGPRPHQDDPQAFNDLVAEFVTSLDDIAADDLPPEFPGDLFDGPTA; encoded by the coding sequence ATGCCAGAGTCCCCGTCGCCGTTCGACCAGCCCGAAGCGGTCTCGCGCCCCGAGAAGATCCTCGTGTTCCTGCACGACATGGCCGACACGCCGCTGACCTGGCAGGACCAGGTCGGTGCGTTGCCGGAGGGCTGGCGCCCGCTGACGCCGTGGCTGCGGGGCATGAAGCCGATCGACAAGGAGGTCTTCGACCTCCAGGCGGCCGCCGATGCGCTCAGCGTGATCCCGCTGGAGTACGGCGTCGAGTCGGTGGCGCTGGTCGGCGAGGGGCTGGGCGGCACTGTCGCGCTGCGCTGTGCCGCGGACAGCCCGTCGATGGTCCGCGGTCTGGTGCTGGTCAATCCGCTGGTGGCCCCGGGCGGGCGGGAACTGCGGCGGCAGCGTACGGCGCTGCGGCTCGTCCCGCGGGCTCGGCTGGCCGCCCAGAATCTCGACAAGGACCGGCTGCTGGCGGCGATGGACATGCTCGCCACCCTCGACCTCGGCGACGCGACCGACCACGTCACCTGCCCGGTGCTGATCCTGCACGCCGACGACAGGGCGTCTCGGCACGCCGCCGAGGAACTCGCCTCCCGGCTGCCGAACGCGACGTTCCGGGCAGTCGCCGGCGGACCCCGTCCCCACCAGGACGATCCGCAGGCCTTCAACGACCTCGTCGCGGAGTTCGTCACCTCGCTGGATGACATCGCGGCGGACGATCTCCCTCCGGAGTTCCCCGGCGACCTGTTCGACGGCCCTACGGCCTGA
- the guaB gene encoding IMP dehydrogenase: MVTSQVPSPFGVLGLTFDDVLLQPNESDVIPSEVDTTSRLTKNISLKVPLISAAMDTVTETRMAVAMAREGGIGILHRNLSIADQAGMVDQVKRSEAGMVDEPITISPDATLKDVDEICAHFRISGVPVVEGDMKLVGIITNRDMRFESDSSRKVSEVMTKMPLVTGHVGISNDEALALLAKHKIEKLPLVDADCRLTGLITLKDFVKSDQYPNATKDPQGRLRVGAGIGIFGDAWERGMSLIEEGVDVIVVDTAHGHSRSEIEIIKRLKKEKRAEGVDIIGGNIATYEGAKALVEAGVDGIKVGVGPGSICTTRVVSGVGVPQITAIYDAARAARPAGVPVIGDGGLQYSGDIAKALVAGADTVMLGSLLAGCAEAPGDLIFLNGKQFKSYRGMGSLGAMATRGRKASYSKDRYFQNDVATDDKLIPEGIEGQVPYKGPLAAVAYQLIGGLHQSMFYSGARTIPELHAKGRFVRITSAGLRESHPHDIQMTVEAPNYSGHEK, translated from the coding sequence CTGGTCACGTCACAGGTTCCCAGCCCGTTCGGGGTGCTCGGTCTCACGTTCGATGACGTGCTGCTCCAGCCGAACGAATCCGATGTGATCCCCTCCGAGGTGGACACCACCTCTCGCCTCACGAAGAACATCTCGCTCAAGGTGCCGCTGATCAGCGCCGCCATGGATACCGTGACCGAGACCAGGATGGCCGTTGCGATGGCCCGCGAGGGTGGCATCGGCATCCTGCACCGCAACCTCTCCATCGCCGACCAGGCCGGCATGGTCGACCAGGTGAAGCGCTCCGAGGCCGGCATGGTGGACGAGCCGATCACCATCTCCCCGGACGCCACCCTGAAGGACGTCGACGAGATCTGCGCCCACTTCCGCATCTCCGGGGTGCCGGTCGTCGAGGGTGACATGAAGCTCGTCGGCATCATCACCAACCGCGACATGCGCTTCGAGTCGGACTCGAGCCGCAAGGTGTCCGAGGTGATGACGAAGATGCCGCTGGTCACCGGCCACGTCGGCATCTCGAACGACGAAGCGCTCGCCCTGCTGGCGAAGCACAAGATCGAGAAGCTCCCGCTGGTCGACGCGGACTGCCGGCTCACCGGCCTGATCACGCTGAAGGACTTCGTGAAGTCCGACCAATACCCCAACGCCACCAAGGACCCCCAGGGCCGGCTCCGTGTCGGCGCCGGCATCGGCATCTTCGGCGATGCGTGGGAACGCGGCATGTCGCTGATCGAGGAGGGTGTCGACGTCATCGTCGTGGACACCGCCCACGGCCACTCCCGCTCCGAGATCGAGATCATCAAGCGCCTCAAGAAGGAGAAGCGCGCCGAGGGCGTCGACATCATCGGCGGCAACATCGCGACGTACGAGGGCGCGAAGGCCCTGGTCGAGGCCGGCGTCGACGGCATCAAGGTCGGCGTCGGGCCGGGCTCGATCTGCACCACCCGTGTCGTGTCCGGCGTCGGGGTCCCGCAGATCACCGCGATCTACGACGCCGCCCGCGCGGCCCGCCCCGCCGGTGTTCCGGTGATCGGCGACGGTGGCCTGCAGTACTCCGGTGACATCGCCAAGGCACTGGTGGCCGGCGCCGACACCGTGATGCTCGGCTCGCTGCTGGCCGGGTGTGCCGAGGCCCCCGGCGACCTGATCTTCCTCAACGGCAAGCAGTTCAAGAGCTACCGGGGGATGGGCTCCCTCGGCGCGATGGCCACCCGTGGACGCAAGGCCTCGTACTCCAAGGACCGCTACTTCCAGAACGACGTCGCTACCGACGACAAGCTGATCCCCGAGGGCATCGAGGGGCAGGTGCCCTACAAGGGTCCGCTTGCGGCGGTCGCCTACCAGCTCATCGGCGGCCTGCACCAGTCGATGTTCTACTCGGGTGCCCGTACGATCCCCGAACTGCACGCCAAGGGCCGTTTCGTACGGATCACCAGCGCCGGCCTGCGCGAGTCCCACCCGCACGACATCCAGATGACCGTCGAGGCACCGAACTACTCGGGCCACGAGAAGTGA
- a CDS encoding NUDIX domain-containing protein has translation MTILSAGLLPWAGSADDLHVFLVHMGGPFWAHKDAAAWSIAKGIRDADEEPLAAARREFAEEVGVPAPAGEVVDLGTVRSGAKVIQAYAVEADPGLAFRSSNTFTLEWPPHSGRLQDFPEADRAAWFPVTEAGDRIVRSQLPFLDRLREALASG, from the coding sequence ATGACCATCCTGAGTGCCGGCCTGCTGCCGTGGGCCGGGAGCGCCGACGACCTGCACGTCTTCCTCGTCCACATGGGCGGCCCGTTCTGGGCGCACAAGGACGCCGCCGCCTGGTCGATCGCCAAGGGGATCCGTGACGCCGACGAGGAGCCGTTGGCCGCCGCTCGCCGGGAGTTCGCGGAGGAGGTCGGGGTGCCCGCGCCGGCCGGTGAGGTGGTCGATCTGGGCACCGTACGCAGCGGGGCCAAGGTGATCCAGGCGTACGCCGTCGAGGCAGATCCCGGCCTGGCGTTCCGTTCCAGCAACACCTTCACCCTGGAATGGCCGCCGCACAGCGGGCGGCTGCAGGACTTCCCGGAAGCCGACCGTGCCGCGTGGTTCCCGGTCACCGAGGCGGGCGACCGGATCGTACGCTCCCAACTCCCGTTCCTGGATCGCCTCCGTGAGGCGTTGGCGAGCGGCTGA
- the groES gene encoding co-chaperone GroES — MAVTIKPLEDRVLVQPLEAETTTASGLVIPDTAKEKPQEGTVLAIGPGRIDDKGQRVPMDVAEGDTVIYSKYGGTEVKYNGKDLLLLNARDILAVVSK; from the coding sequence GTGGCAGTCACGATCAAGCCGCTCGAGGACCGCGTCCTCGTCCAGCCGCTGGAAGCCGAGACCACCACCGCTTCGGGTCTGGTCATCCCGGACACCGCCAAGGAGAAGCCGCAGGAGGGCACCGTCCTCGCGATCGGCCCGGGCCGCATCGACGACAAGGGCCAGCGCGTCCCGATGGATGTCGCCGAGGGCGACACCGTCATCTACTCCAAGTACGGCGGCACCGAGGTCAAGTACAACGGCAAGGACCTGCTGCTCCTCAACGCCCGCGACATCCTCGCGGTCGTCTCCAAGTGA
- the groL gene encoding chaperonin GroEL (60 kDa chaperone family; promotes refolding of misfolded polypeptides especially under stressful conditions; forms two stacked rings of heptamers to form a barrel-shaped 14mer; ends can be capped by GroES; misfolded proteins enter the barrel where they are refolded when GroES binds): protein MAKLLQFDEEARRSLERGVDILANTVKVTLGPKGRYVVLDKKWGAPTITNDGVTVAREVELEDPYENLGAQLAKEVATKTNDVAGDGTTTATVLAQAMVHEGLRAVAAGSNPIELKRGIDKAVGFVVDKLAEQARQVETTEDMASVATISSRDEQIGALIADAFDKVGKDGVITVDESQTFGTELEFTEGMQFDKGYLSPYMVTDTERMEAVLENPYILLHSGKISSMNDLLPLLEKVIGAGGTLFIVAEDVDGEALSTLVVNKIRGTFTSVAVKAPAFGDRRKAMLQDMAILTGGQVVAPEVGLKLDQVGLDVLGRARRIVVTKDDTTIVDGAGDAAEVEGRVAQLQAEIQHTDSDWDREKLQERVAKLAGGVCVIKVGAATEVELKETKHRIEDAVSATRAAIEEGIVAGGGAALIHASKVLAELDLEGDEKVGAEIIRRSVAEPLRWIAENGGEQGYVITTKVAELGPNEGYNAATGVYGDLIAQGVIDPVKVTRSALTNAASIASLLLTTETLVVEKPAEDAAAAE, encoded by the coding sequence ATGGCAAAGCTGCTGCAGTTCGATGAGGAGGCCCGCCGCTCGCTCGAGCGTGGCGTCGACATCCTCGCCAACACCGTCAAGGTGACCCTCGGCCCCAAGGGCCGTTACGTCGTCCTCGACAAGAAGTGGGGCGCCCCCACCATCACCAACGACGGCGTGACCGTCGCCCGTGAGGTCGAGCTCGAGGATCCGTACGAGAACCTCGGCGCCCAGCTCGCCAAGGAGGTCGCCACCAAGACCAACGACGTCGCTGGTGACGGCACCACGACGGCGACCGTGCTCGCGCAGGCCATGGTCCACGAGGGCCTGCGGGCCGTCGCGGCCGGGTCCAACCCGATCGAGCTCAAGCGCGGCATCGACAAGGCCGTGGGCTTCGTCGTCGACAAGCTGGCCGAGCAGGCCCGCCAGGTCGAGACCACCGAGGACATGGCCTCGGTCGCCACGATCTCCTCGCGTGACGAGCAGATCGGCGCGCTGATCGCCGACGCGTTCGACAAGGTCGGCAAGGACGGCGTGATCACCGTCGACGAGTCGCAGACCTTCGGCACCGAGCTCGAGTTCACCGAGGGCATGCAGTTCGACAAGGGCTACCTGTCCCCGTACATGGTGACCGACACCGAGCGCATGGAAGCCGTGCTGGAGAACCCGTACATCCTCCTGCACTCCGGCAAGATCTCCTCGATGAACGACCTGCTCCCGCTGCTGGAGAAGGTCATCGGCGCCGGCGGCACCCTGTTCATCGTGGCCGAGGACGTCGACGGCGAGGCGCTGTCGACCCTGGTCGTGAACAAGATCCGCGGCACCTTCACCTCGGTCGCCGTCAAGGCCCCGGCCTTCGGCGACCGTCGCAAGGCGATGCTGCAGGACATGGCGATCCTCACCGGCGGCCAGGTCGTCGCCCCCGAGGTCGGCCTCAAGCTCGACCAGGTCGGCCTGGACGTGCTCGGTCGCGCTCGTCGGATCGTCGTCACCAAGGACGACACCACGATCGTCGACGGTGCCGGTGACGCTGCCGAGGTCGAGGGCCGGGTGGCCCAGCTGCAGGCCGAGATCCAGCACACCGATTCCGACTGGGACCGCGAGAAGCTCCAGGAGCGGGTCGCGAAGCTGGCCGGCGGCGTGTGCGTGATCAAGGTCGGCGCCGCCACCGAGGTGGAGCTCAAGGAGACCAAGCACCGCATCGAGGACGCCGTCTCCGCGACGCGCGCCGCGATCGAGGAGGGCATCGTCGCCGGCGGTGGCGCTGCGCTCATCCACGCCTCCAAGGTGCTGGCGGAGCTCGACCTCGAGGGTGACGAGAAGGTCGGCGCGGAGATCATCCGACGCTCGGTCGCCGAGCCGCTGCGCTGGATCGCCGAGAACGGTGGCGAGCAGGGCTACGTCATCACCACCAAGGTTGCCGAGCTGGGCCCGAACGAGGGTTACAACGCGGCCACCGGCGTGTACGGCGACCTGATCGCCCAGGGCGTCATCGACCCGGTCAAGGTCACCCGGTCCGCGCTGACCAACGCCGCGTCGATCGCCTCGCTGCTGCTCACCACCGAGACCCTGGTGGTGGAGAAGCCGGCCGAGGACGCCGCCGCCGCGGAGTGA
- a CDS encoding GuaB3 family IMP dehydrogenase-related protein has translation MFDIGRSKRAASAFALDDIAIVPQRRTRGIEEVDLTWKIDAVSFDFPLIAAPMDSIMSPQTAIEVGRLGGLGVLNLEGLWTRYQDPQPLLEELGGIADPTAATRRLQEIYAEPIKPALIRERMAEVRDAGVPVAGSLSPQNTAEFADDVVASGPDFFVIRGTVVSAEHVSSRREPLNLKKFIYELDVPVIVGGCATYQSALHLMRSGAAGVLVGFGGAATHATRRVLGIEVPMATAISDVAEARRDYLDESGGRYVHVIADGAVGRSGDIAKAIAVGADAVMVGAPLASAEEAPGRGYHWGAEAWHGELPRGERVHFPTVGSLREILVGPSHTADGTMNLVGALKRSLATTGYTEVKEFQRVEVVLHRL, from the coding sequence ATGTTCGACATCGGTCGGAGCAAGCGTGCAGCGTCGGCGTTCGCCCTGGACGACATCGCGATCGTCCCGCAGCGACGTACGCGCGGCATCGAGGAGGTGGACCTCACCTGGAAGATCGACGCGGTGAGCTTCGACTTCCCGCTGATCGCCGCGCCGATGGACTCCATCATGTCGCCGCAGACCGCGATCGAGGTGGGCCGGCTGGGCGGCCTGGGAGTGCTGAACCTGGAGGGCCTGTGGACCCGCTACCAGGATCCGCAGCCGCTGTTGGAGGAGCTCGGGGGCATCGCGGATCCGACGGCGGCCACCCGCCGACTGCAGGAGATCTATGCCGAACCGATCAAGCCGGCACTGATCCGGGAGCGGATGGCGGAGGTGCGGGACGCTGGGGTGCCGGTGGCGGGATCGCTGTCCCCGCAGAACACCGCCGAGTTCGCCGATGATGTCGTTGCGTCCGGGCCGGACTTCTTCGTCATCCGTGGCACGGTCGTCTCGGCCGAGCACGTGTCGAGCCGGCGTGAACCGCTGAACCTGAAGAAGTTCATCTACGAGCTGGACGTGCCGGTGATCGTCGGCGGATGTGCCACCTACCAGAGCGCGCTGCACCTGATGCGGTCCGGCGCCGCCGGCGTGCTGGTCGGCTTCGGTGGTGCGGCGACCCACGCCACCCGCCGGGTGCTGGGCATCGAGGTGCCGATGGCCACGGCGATCTCGGATGTCGCGGAGGCCCGTCGGGACTACCTGGACGAGTCGGGTGGCCGCTACGTCCACGTGATCGCGGACGGGGCTGTCGGACGCTCGGGTGACATCGCCAAGGCGATCGCCGTCGGCGCGGACGCCGTGATGGTCGGCGCCCCGCTGGCGTCGGCCGAGGAGGCACCGGGACGTGGGTACCACTGGGGCGCCGAGGCCTGGCACGGGGAACTTCCCCGTGGCGAACGCGTCCACTTCCCGACGGTCGGCTCGCTGCGCGAGATCCTGGTCGGCCCGTCGCACACCGCGGATGGCACGATGAACCTCGTCGGTGCGTTGAAGCGCTCGCTGGCCACCACCGGCTACACCGAGGTGAAGGAGTTCCAGCGGGTCGAGGTCGTGCTGCACCGCCTCTGA